In Arthrobacter sp. QXT-31, one genomic interval encodes:
- a CDS encoding ABC transporter ATP-binding protein has product MAEAMIEFQSVTKQYQSGQPAVDQLSMTIDRGSITVFVGPSGCGKTTSLRMINRMVEPTSGTITVGGRDVTSVPAAELRRSMGYVMQSSGLMPHRSVVDNIATVPRLNGVSKADARRRAEELLDVVGLAPSLGKRYPSQLSGGQQQRVGVARALAADPPVLLMDEPFSAVDPVVRDELQQELLRLQRDLAKTIVFVTHDIDEATVLGDKVAVFAVGGKLAQYTTPEEILRAPANDFVASFVGRDRGFRHLAFTTADGVAVHPVETVTLGGEASPSADGWRLVVDDDRRPLGWEGPGPDAQLVPGGSLFRPGDTLRRALDAALSSPSGLGVAVDGDGKVAGVVRGAEVLSVIESARRTRQGAF; this is encoded by the coding sequence ATGGCCGAAGCCATGATTGAGTTCCAGAGCGTCACCAAGCAGTACCAGAGTGGCCAACCGGCGGTGGACCAGCTGAGCATGACCATTGACCGCGGCTCCATCACGGTGTTCGTCGGACCATCAGGCTGCGGCAAGACGACTTCCCTGCGCATGATCAACCGGATGGTGGAGCCCACCTCCGGGACCATCACCGTGGGCGGACGTGATGTCACGTCGGTACCGGCAGCCGAGCTCAGGCGCTCCATGGGTTACGTCATGCAGTCGTCCGGCCTGATGCCGCACCGGTCCGTGGTGGACAACATCGCCACCGTGCCCCGGCTGAACGGCGTTTCGAAGGCTGATGCCCGCAGGCGCGCGGAAGAACTGCTCGACGTCGTGGGGCTGGCTCCGTCGCTGGGCAAGCGCTACCCGTCACAGCTCTCGGGCGGCCAGCAGCAGCGCGTCGGCGTGGCCCGGGCGCTCGCAGCCGATCCGCCGGTCCTGCTGATGGACGAGCCCTTCAGCGCCGTGGATCCCGTGGTCCGCGACGAACTGCAGCAGGAACTCCTGCGCCTGCAGCGCGACCTCGCCAAAACCATCGTCTTTGTCACCCACGACATCGACGAGGCCACAGTGCTGGGGGACAAGGTGGCGGTCTTCGCTGTCGGCGGCAAACTGGCGCAGTACACCACGCCGGAGGAGATCCTCCGGGCGCCGGCCAACGACTTTGTGGCTTCCTTCGTGGGCCGGGACCGCGGGTTCCGGCACCTCGCCTTCACCACGGCCGACGGCGTGGCGGTCCATCCCGTGGAAACCGTCACCCTCGGCGGGGAGGCCAGTCCCAGTGCGGACGGCTGGCGCCTCGTGGTGGACGACGACCGGCGCCCGCTGGGCTGGGAAGGCCCCGGCCCGGACGCCCAGCTCGTGCCCGGCGGCTCCCTGTTCCGGCCGGGCGACACCCTCCGGCGCGCCTTGGACGCAGCACTGTCCTCGCCCTCGGGGCTCGGGGTAGCGGTCGACGGCGACGGCAAGGTTGCCGGCGTCGTCAGGGGGGCGGAGGTACTCTCCGTCATCGAGTCCGCGCGCCGGACGCGGCAGGGCGCATTCTGA
- a CDS encoding ABC transporter permease has product MEWFLANSSMVFERAGQHLVLALVPMVLGLLISVPLAQLSRRHSALRHFVTTVSSLLYTIPSLALFIILPPLLGTRILDPLNVIVALTIYAVALLVRAAMDAFDSVDDDLRQAAVAMGYKPAARFLQIDLPLSLPVMFAGLRVVSVSNISLVSVAALLGVGNLGMLFTDGLQRNFVTEVVVGIVAILLLALVMDALLVVLERVLTPWTRAGAVRTDANAKTGAEFIADAKVHAGAGS; this is encoded by the coding sequence ATGGAATGGTTCCTGGCCAACAGCTCCATGGTCTTCGAACGGGCCGGCCAGCACCTGGTCCTGGCCCTGGTCCCGATGGTCCTGGGCCTGCTGATCTCCGTTCCGCTGGCCCAGTTGTCGCGGCGGCACAGCGCACTCCGGCATTTCGTGACCACGGTGAGTTCCCTGCTCTACACCATCCCCTCGCTGGCGCTGTTCATCATCCTGCCGCCGCTGCTGGGAACCCGGATCCTGGACCCGCTGAACGTCATTGTCGCGCTGACCATCTACGCAGTGGCACTGCTCGTGCGGGCGGCCATGGATGCCTTCGACTCCGTGGACGATGACCTCCGGCAGGCAGCCGTCGCCATGGGATACAAACCGGCCGCGCGGTTCCTGCAGATCGACCTGCCCCTGTCCCTGCCCGTGATGTTCGCCGGCCTGCGCGTGGTGTCGGTGAGCAACATTTCACTCGTGAGTGTCGCCGCCCTGCTGGGTGTCGGAAACCTGGGAATGCTGTTCACGGACGGGCTGCAGCGGAACTTCGTCACCGAAGTGGTGGTGGGGATTGTCGCCATCCTGCTGCTGGCCCTGGTGATGGACGCGCTGCTCGTGGTCCTGGAACGGGTCCTCACGCCGTGGACCCGGGCCGGGGCCGTGCGGACCGACGCCAACGCCAAGACCGGGGCCGAATTCATTGCCGATGCCAAAGTGCACGCGGGGGCCGGCTCATGA
- a CDS encoding ABC transporter permease, protein MNLFTQTFAWLADPAHWSGPGGILARLLEHLQYSGLVLIIAAAIAVPVGLYIGHTGRGRVVAVAVAGALRALPTLGLLVLFALIAGSGLMPPVWALVILTVPPLLAGTYAGISSVDRNVVDAARAMGMKELQVLFGVEVPNGLLVMFGGVRTAVLQVIATVSVVAYLPLGGLGRYLFDGLVLQDFPRMLAGSLLIAALAIVVDLVLAAVQRLVVSPGLSTRSKGGRKAATDLSAAAPAAAAVQGGTA, encoded by the coding sequence ATGAACCTCTTCACCCAAACCTTCGCGTGGCTCGCCGATCCCGCTCACTGGTCCGGACCTGGCGGGATTCTCGCCCGGCTGCTCGAACACCTGCAGTACAGCGGACTGGTCCTGATCATCGCCGCCGCCATTGCGGTCCCCGTGGGCCTCTACATCGGGCATACGGGCAGGGGGCGCGTGGTGGCGGTGGCCGTAGCCGGCGCGCTTCGCGCACTGCCCACCCTCGGACTGCTGGTGCTGTTCGCCCTGATCGCCGGAAGCGGCCTGATGCCGCCGGTGTGGGCGCTGGTCATCCTGACCGTGCCGCCGCTGCTGGCCGGCACGTACGCCGGCATTTCGAGCGTGGACCGCAACGTGGTGGACGCCGCCCGCGCCATGGGCATGAAAGAGCTGCAGGTCCTGTTCGGCGTGGAAGTGCCGAACGGGCTGCTGGTGATGTTCGGCGGCGTGCGCACCGCGGTGCTGCAGGTGATCGCCACCGTGTCGGTGGTGGCCTACCTTCCCCTGGGCGGCCTGGGACGCTACCTGTTCGACGGGCTGGTGCTCCAGGATTTCCCCCGGATGCTGGCGGGTTCGCTGCTTATCGCGGCGCTGGCGATCGTCGTCGACCTTGTCCTGGCGGCCGTGCAGCGGCTGGTCGTTTCACCCGGACTTTCCACACGTTCCAAAGGTGGCCGCAAGGCCGCCACCGATCTCTCGGCTGCCGCGCCCGCGGCGGCCGCTGTTCAAGGAGGCACCGCATGA